In the genome of Streptomyces sp. NBC_00190, one region contains:
- a CDS encoding PadR family transcriptional regulator, whose product MRSHGQHDHGHEHGRGHGHCGPDRREGFKGRRAAFGPFGPPFGGGPFGGRGGRGGPRGRARRGDVRASILALLADRPMHGYEMIQEIGERSGGAWKPSPGSVYPTLQLLEDEGLITSESEGGKKLFTLTDAGRSEAESGPDAPWADAGRGFDFEAMSEIRTAGFGLMEAFGQVWKTGTPEQRDKAVAVINDARKKLYLILADEH is encoded by the coding sequence ATGCGTTCACACGGACAGCACGACCACGGACATGAGCACGGACGGGGCCACGGCCACTGCGGGCCCGATCGTCGGGAGGGTTTCAAGGGGCGGCGCGCCGCTTTCGGCCCGTTCGGACCGCCCTTCGGCGGAGGCCCCTTCGGTGGGCGCGGCGGCCGCGGGGGACCGCGGGGCCGGGCCCGGCGGGGTGACGTGCGCGCCTCGATCCTGGCGCTGCTCGCCGACCGGCCGATGCACGGCTACGAGATGATCCAGGAGATCGGCGAGCGCAGCGGCGGGGCCTGGAAGCCCAGCCCGGGCTCGGTCTACCCGACCCTGCAGCTGCTTGAGGACGAGGGGCTCATCACCAGCGAGAGCGAGGGCGGTAAGAAGCTGTTCACCCTCACCGATGCCGGTCGCTCCGAGGCCGAGTCGGGACCGGACGCCCCTTGGGCGGATGCCGGGCGCGGCTTCGACTTCGAGGCGATGAGCGAGATCCGGACGGCCGGCTTCGGTCTGATGGAGGCCTTCGGCCAGGTCTGGAAGACCGGCACCCCCGAGCAGCGGGACAAGGCCGTCGCGGTCATCAACGACGCCCGCAAGAAGCTCTACCTGATCCTGGCCGACGAGCACTGA
- a CDS encoding CPBP family intramembrane glutamic endopeptidase: MRVEPEPVVVELCEDGRRGVLRTETLLVLALSLGASAVSALISFIGSLTKPGGLKDQAATLNGSIAPGRPWLDLAWQLFGIGTALVPVLLVAHLLTREGVPGLRVLGFDRTRPGWDLGRGALVAAGIGSAGLLFYLGARAGGFNLTVVPEALPDVWWKFPVLILSAVQNAVVEEIIVLAYLLRRLGQLGWSPMAALLASSVLRGSYHLYQGIGGFIGNVVMGVVFVLAYRRWGRVAPLVVAHALLDIVAFGGYALLAGKVGWLPTP; this comes from the coding sequence GTGCGGGTGGAGCCGGAGCCGGTGGTCGTGGAGCTGTGCGAGGACGGGCGGCGGGGTGTCCTGCGCACGGAGACCCTGCTGGTACTGGCGCTGTCGCTGGGCGCGAGCGCGGTCTCGGCGCTGATCAGCTTCATCGGCTCGCTCACCAAGCCGGGCGGCCTCAAGGACCAGGCCGCCACGCTCAACGGCTCCATCGCGCCCGGCCGGCCCTGGCTGGACCTGGCCTGGCAGCTGTTCGGCATCGGGACCGCCCTGGTGCCCGTACTGCTGGTGGCGCACCTGCTGACCCGCGAGGGCGTGCCGGGGCTGCGGGTGCTCGGTTTCGACCGGACCCGACCCGGGTGGGACCTGGGGCGGGGCGCTCTCGTGGCGGCCGGGATCGGGAGCGCCGGTCTGCTCTTCTACCTGGGGGCGCGGGCCGGCGGATTCAACCTCACGGTGGTGCCCGAGGCACTGCCCGACGTGTGGTGGAAGTTCCCCGTGCTGATCCTCTCCGCGGTGCAGAACGCCGTGGTGGAGGAGATCATCGTGCTGGCCTACCTGCTGCGCCGGCTCGGCCAGCTGGGCTGGTCGCCGATGGCCGCGCTGCTGGCCAGCTCGGTGCTGCGCGGCTCCTACCACCTCTACCAGGGCATCGGCGGCTTCATCGGCAACGTGGTGATGGGCGTCGTCTTCGTGCTGGCCTACCGCCGCTGGGGCCGGGTCGCACCGCTCGTGGTCGCGCACGCGCTGCTCGACATCGTGGCCTTCGGCGGGTACGCGCTGCTCGCGGGCAAGGTGGGCTGGCTGCCGACGCCGTGA
- a CDS encoding PhzF family phenazine biosynthesis protein, with protein sequence MRIRIVDAFTDRPFHGNPAGVLLLDTGFPPDSWLQQVASEVNLSETAFAHPLPPGGDADWALRWFTPAAEVDMCGHATLATAHVLAAAGLATGRIRFTARCGILTAETAGDGTITLDFPTSSLTPAQAPTAVGHALGGAPILSVHDTAAHIGDLLIELADEKTVRELEPDHAALRAFAKRGVIVTAAAEDPSLGYDFVSRGFFPAFGIDEDPVTGSAHTALAPFWAERLGRTELTGLQGGARKGLVRVSLAGDRTLLTGHAVTVIDGELLTAP encoded by the coding sequence ATGCGCATCCGAATCGTCGACGCCTTCACCGACCGCCCCTTTCACGGGAACCCCGCCGGGGTCCTGCTCCTCGACACCGGGTTCCCACCGGACTCCTGGCTCCAGCAGGTCGCGTCCGAGGTGAACCTCTCCGAGACCGCCTTCGCCCACCCCCTGCCGCCCGGCGGGGACGCCGACTGGGCTCTGCGCTGGTTCACCCCGGCGGCCGAGGTCGACATGTGCGGCCACGCCACGCTCGCCACGGCGCACGTACTGGCGGCAGCAGGCCTCGCCACGGGCCGGATCCGCTTCACCGCACGCTGCGGCATCCTCACGGCCGAGACCGCCGGGGACGGGACGATCACCCTGGACTTCCCGACGTCCTCGCTCACCCCGGCCCAGGCTCCGACCGCGGTGGGCCACGCCCTCGGGGGCGCCCCGATCCTCTCCGTGCACGACACCGCCGCCCACATCGGGGACCTGCTGATCGAGCTCGCCGACGAGAAGACCGTCCGCGAACTGGAGCCGGACCACGCCGCCCTGCGCGCCTTCGCCAAGCGCGGGGTGATCGTCACCGCGGCCGCCGAGGATCCCTCTCTCGGGTACGACTTCGTCTCCCGCGGCTTCTTCCCGGCCTTCGGGATCGACGAGGACCCGGTCACCGGCAGCGCCCACACCGCGCTCGCCCCGTTCTGGGCCGAGCGCCTGGGCCGCACCGAACTCACCGGCCTCCAGGGCGGCGCCCGCAAGGGGCTGGTACGGGTGAGCCTGGCCGGCGACCGCACCCTGCTGACCGGCCACGCGGTCACCGTCATCGACGGGGAGCTGCTCACCGCCCCGTGA